Below is a genomic region from Deltaproteobacteria bacterium.
GCTGAAGTGGCTGACGCTGATACTGGTGGGAGCCCTCTTCTTCTTTCTGGTGTGGCGCTCCCGCCGTTTCATCGAATACGCGGCCCCGTTCGTGCTGATTGCGGTGGCGGCGGCACTCGACCCTTGGCTGACACAGCGTTTGGCGCACTTGCGCGGGAACTGGCGCCGGCTGCTGGCGTTGCTCATCGTGGTCGGCTGCGGCGCCAGCTCCGCGCTGGCAGTCGTGCGGTTGCGACAAAGACCGGCGCCGGAGCGCTACGCGGGGGGTGCCGCCTGGCTGGCGGCGTACACGGAGGCTGGGGCGATTGTGTTCACTCCTGATTGGGATGACTTCCCGTTGCTCTTCTTCCACAACCAGCGCAATCGCTACGTGCTCGGCTTGGACCCGGCCTACCTGGCGCAACAGGACCCGGCGTTGTATCGGCTGTGGCAGCAAATCGGCCGCGGCGAGGTCGCGCAGCCGTCGCGCTGGCTCGAGCGGTTTCAATCGGAGGTGATCGTGAGCGATCACTCCCACCAGCGCCTGCGGGCCGAGCTCGACGCCGATACCGGGATGGAGCGGGCTTACGAGGATGACGACTGTGTGATCTTCCGCCGCCGGCGCGACGGCAGCCCGGCCCGATGAAGCGGGTATGAAATTGGGATAAGGGAAACGCGATGACTACTTCAGTCCGCAGCTCGAGCCTGATCGAGCGGTTGGTTCGCGCGCTGATTCTGGATCGCACCCTCTACGAAGAGGTCGCTGGCGATCGCGCGGGGCTGTCGCAAGCCATCGGCGTGGTGATTCTCGCCGGGCTCGCCAACGGCACCCGCTTCGTGCCGGCGCTCGGAAACGTGGGCTTGTTGCTGGGCATCTTCGTCAGCCTGGTGAGCTGGCTGATGTTGGGGTTGTTCATTCACGCCACCGGCGCGGGCATCGCGCGCCCGCCACGTCCTTCGTATCGCAAGCTGGTGGCCTGCCTCGGTTTTGCCGACATGCCGGCGGTAGTAACGCTGTTCGGAGCGCTGCCGGTGGTGGGCGATTTCGTGCGCATCATCGTCTGGTTCTGGCTGCTGGCGGCTTGCCTGGTGGCAACCCGCGCCGCCTTCAAAGCATCGTTGGCGCGCGGTGCACTCATCGGCGGACTCGGCTTCGGGGCGTACTTTCTGCTGGGCGTGGTGGTCAGCATCCTGATGCCGTGAGCCGGTGCGGCCGGCGGTCACCGCACCGCACTGCGCGCCTGCTCTGCGCTGTGCTGGGCGAGATGGCCGGTCGTGTTGCCGCCATCTTTCGTCTTTCGGGTGGGCGACAGCGTCAGCGGCTGGCACAGTCGTCAAGATTTGGCTCTCCCTACCGGCGGTATTGCCGGTTCGACACAGGTGGCGCGGAATCGAGGCGGCGCGGCACGAAGGTTGTACAGCGCCGAAGCCGGAAAGGTTGGTGCTGTACCATGCGCACGATCGAGACAGGAACGGTATTGGTGGTCGATGATGTCCCGGCGAACCTCGACATCACCGTCCGATCGCTGGAACGGGAGGGCATCCGCTGCCGCACTGCAACCGGCGGCTTGGAGTGCCTGGATGTGGTTGGCCAGGAACCAATCGACTTGATCCTGCTTGATCTGGGCATGCCGGTGATGGACGGCTGGGCAACACTGGCGGCCTTGCGCGAGCGGCCAGCCGGCCGGAACATTCCGGTCGTCCTGTTCACTTGCCATGATAATCTGTCGAATCGCGAGCGAGCGATGTGCGAGGGGCTGGTGGACTTCTTGCCCCGCCCGGTGTCGCGGGCTCGTTTAGTGCAAACTGTGCGCACCCATCTCGGCGCTCGCGCGCGGGTTAAAGCGCTCGATGCGCTCGACCGCCGCTTGCAGCAGGAAGCCGTGGTCTAGCAGCCCACTGCCTGCCTGATGCGCGACCGGCGAGCGCTTACCGGCCCTCGGCGCGAAACTTCTCCAGCCACTTGCGCCCGGACTCGGGCTCTTCTTTGCCAGGTACCGCAATGCCGCGGTCGACCGCCTCGCGAGTCCGGATCTGACCCAGCCACCGCTTCAGGTTCGGCATATCGTCGATCTCGATGCCGGCCCAGAAGTAGATGCGTACCCACGGCCAGGTGGCGATGTCGGCGATCGAGTATTCGCCGGCGAGATACTCGTGATCGCGCAGGCGGGTGTCGAGGACACGATAGAGCCGGGTGGTTTCGTCTTGATAGCGCTTGATGGCGTACTCGATCTGCTGCGGCGCGTAACGGAAGAAGACGTGCGCCTGCCCCTGCATCGGGCCGACTCCGGCCATCTGGAACATCAACCACTGGAGCACCTCCGAGCGCTGCTTCGGATCACTCGGCAACAACCGGCCGGTCTTCTCGGCCAGGTATATGAGGATGGCGCCGGACTCGAAGACAACCAAGTCATCGTTGTCGTGGTCAACGATGGTCGGGATGCGGCCGTTGGGGTTGAGCGCCAAATACCAAGGCTCTTTCTGCTCGTTCTCGTGCAGCCGCAACGCCCGCACGTTATACGGCAACCCGAGCTCTTCGAGCATGATCGAGACCTTCCAGCCGTTGGGTGTATTGGCGGTGTAGAGATCAATCATGAACAAACCCTTAGCCACTACTCTGGGCCGCAGGGGGCGCGGTCCAGGCGCTAGCGTCCGCGCCCCCTGCGGCCGGGTGTTTGCTCGCCTTACGCCTTGGCGCTCGGCCGGCCCGAAACGGCAGCGTGCCAGCGGGCGAGGTTTTTCTGCTCGGAGGCGATGCGGATGCCGGTGATCCGCCCGAAGTCGATGCCGCAGAGCGCGGTGATATCGGCGATGGTATAGCGCGCGCCGGCGATGAACTCGCGCTCGGCGAGCACCTCGTCCAGCCAGGCGAGCCGTTCGAGCGCTTGTGCGCGGCACGCCTCGCCGTACTCCGGCACCTGCGGAATGCGGCCTTTGAAGAAGGCGTGGGTGTTGCGGAACACCTGCG
It encodes:
- a CDS encoding response regulator, producing MRTIETGTVLVVDDVPANLDITVRSLEREGIRCRTATGGLECLDVVGQEPIDLILLDLGMPVMDGWATLAALRERPAGRNIPVVLFTCHDNLSNRERAMCEGLVDFLPRPVSRARLVQTVRTHLGARARVKALDALDRRLQQEAVV
- a CDS encoding glutathione S-transferase N-terminal domain-containing protein, which gives rise to MIDLYTANTPNGWKVSIMLEELGLPYNVRALRLHENEQKEPWYLALNPNGRIPTIVDHDNDDLVVFESGAILIYLAEKTGRLLPSDPKQRSEVLQWLMFQMAGVGPMQGQAHVFFRYAPQQIEYAIKRYQDETTRLYRVLDTRLRDHEYLAGEYSIADIATWPWVRIYFWAGIEIDDMPNLKRWLGQIRTREAVDRGIAVPGKEEPESGRKWLEKFRAEGR